The sequence below is a genomic window from candidate division WOR-3 bacterium.
TATGCCCAACTTTTTATTAAATATCTACTTGATCGAATAGTCGCTTTTATTGCAATAATGGTCCTTTCTCCTTTATTTCTCGTGATTGCGGTTTCGATAAAATTGACTTCAAAAGGTCCTGTAATTTATAAGCAGAAGAGAGTAGGACTAAAGGGCAAAATTTTTACAATGTTTAAGTTCAGGACAATGTTTGAGAATGCTGATGAAATGAAGGGAAGTCTTGCTTATTTAAATAAAATGGATAAGGTTGTTTTTAAAATAAAAGATGATCCAAGAGTTACAAAGGTGGGTAGAGTTTTAAGACGTTTTAGCCTTGATGAGCTACCTCAGTTATTTAATGTGCTAAGGGGTGACTTGTCACTTGTAGGACCAAGACCTCCCATTCCGGAAGAAGTGAAAGAGTATGAAGATTGGCAGAGAAAAAGACTTGCGATAAAGCCAGGCTTAACATCTCTTTGGTTAATAAAGGGCCGTTCGGACTTATCTTTTGAAGAATGGATGAGGTTAGATTTAGAATATATAAATAATTGGTCCTTAAGTCTTGACTTTCTTATCCTTTTAAAAACAATTCCAGCGTTAATATCTGGGAGGGGAGCTTATTGATTTTCTTTTTTTTGATCTTAGTTTTTTCTGGTGAAGAGGAAGAATTATATAAATTAAGAAAAGAGTATATTTTACCTCTTTCTGTGGAGCCTTCTTTTGTAGAAAAGGGAGAAGCTTATTTAAATCTTGCCGTAATTGATATAAAACTTAAAGATTTTGATAGAGCTTCTCGGGAGTTGAAAAAAGCTTCTTTTTATGGTAGAAAAAAGGAAGCAATTTATCTTGAGGGTGTTATTAATTACCTAAAGGGTGATATTGAGAAAGCAGTTTCAAATTTTAAGAAGATAGATGAGTGGGAATACATATTTTTTTTAGAAAATTTGTATACTCTTTCTCTTGGAAATCCAATTGAAAAAGAAATTATAAATAAGTTTCCTGATTCTCTTGGTTTTTATTTTGTCTTTTATGAAGAGGATTCTTTAAAAATTTTGGATTGGCTTGGAAAGGCTTCTATACCTTTATGGCAGAATTTTCTTGGTAGAGGATATCTTTGTTATGAGGGAGGAAAATATAGAAGAGCTTTAAACTATTTTAGAGAGTCTTATAAAATAAAAGAAACACAACTTACAGGAGTATATATTATAGCTACTTTATTTCAACTTTCTGAATTTGATAGTCTTATTTCTTTTCAGGAAAGGGCTTCTATAAATACCCCTCTTACTAATTATCTAAAAGGAGAGGCTTATTATAAGAAAGGAAAAATGGAGAAAGCCTTAGAAATTTTTCTTTCTGACAGCTTTCCTTTTTATGAAACTCATAAGCTTTTTGGAGCAGGTTGGTGTATGTATCAACTTGGAGAGTATTCTCAAAGTGTTTCATTATTTAAAAAATTCCTTGATATCTATAAAGAGGGAGAACTTAAACAATATGCTTTGTATCGGATAGGAAGAGCTCTATTAAAACAAGGGAAAGTTGAAAGTATTGACTACTTTAAGGAAATAGTAGAAAAATATCCTTCTTCTCCTCTTAGAGATGATGCTTATTTATTACTCGGCAAAATTAATTTTCTTCTTAATAAAGAAGACGAAGCAATTAGATGGTTTGAGTTACTTTTAAAAGAATATCCTTCTTCTTCGTGGTTACCAATCGCTTATAAATATCTTGGAGAAATTTTTTTAAATAAGGAAGAATTTGGCAAAGCTTATAGATGTTATAAAGAGATATTGTCGCTAAAAGGAATTTCTCTGGATTTGTTGGATGAGGCACAATATAAGATTTTGGAAATAAGATGGAGAAGAGGAGAATTCCCTACAAAAATACATATGTATAAGGTTTTTGTGGAAAAATATCCTAAAAGTCCTAGAACACCTTCTCTTCTTCTTAAAATAGCAGAGTATTATGAGGTAGCGAAGAGATACGATCTGGCAATTCAATTTAATAAAAAAGTGCTTTTTGATTATCCGGGATCCCTTGAGGCTAAAGAAGCTTTGTTTAATGCTGTGAGAGTTTATGAAGAGATGGGTGAATTCCCTAAGGCTATAGAGCTTCTTGAGAACAATATAGAAGGAGAACCTGATTTGAAAGAAAAGATTTACTTGAAGCTCGGGGAGAATTTTGCAAAAATGAGGGATTTTAAAAAAGCGATTGAATATTATAAGAAGGTTTCTACAGATAGCCTTAAACCATATTCTTTATATCAAATCGCCTTGCTTTATCAAGAATTAGGTTTTTTAGAAGAGGCTCGAATTCCTCTTAGGAATATTATAGAGAAATTTCCGGATTCGGATTATATAGGGAAAACTTATCTTCTTCTTGCAAAAACATATTTCCAGGAAGGTGCTTTGAAAACTGCAATTGAGATTCTAAATAAAGGATTGAAAAATTTGGGAGATAAAGAAACGGGAGAGCTTCTTTCCTTTAAAGCCACTATATATTGCGAATTAAACGATGAAGAAGCTCTTGAATTGTATTTAGAAAGTGCTAATAAGATTACAGATAGGAAAAGTAAGATTGAGGTTTTAGAAAAAGGGAGAGAATGTGCAATAAGACTTAATAAGACTGATAAAGTGGAACTGTTTGAGAATTTGATAAAAGATTTAAAATCTCAGTGAATTAAAATAAATTTCTGAGAATGCAGAGTTGTGTTATTTGTTTTTGTTATTAAAAAGTAAACGCCAGAGGGAAGGTTATTTAAGTTTATTTTTGTGGTCTTTGACTCTCCAGAACCATCAAATTCTACTTTATGAATAACATTTCTTCCGGTAATATCGTAAATTAAAAAGTCTATCTCCCTCCAGGGCTGAATTCTATATTCTATTTCTAAAATTCCATTTGTGATGGAAGAGGTAATTTTGGAGGAGAAAATTGGAGTGGAGCCCCAAACTGAATCTAAGTATGGTTTATAATTAAAGTGAGTAATTGTTAAATAAAATTTTTCTGTAAATGAAATGCTATCTTTTTGAGAGAATGTAATAATAGCTTTACCTGTTGAATCTGTATAGGTTGATTTTATTAGGTTATCTCTTTTTCTATATAAAGAGACCAAAGCTCCTCTAACTGGATTTAATGAGTTTTCTTCATAAACTTTTATATCATGATCTGGAAGACCAAGGTAGATTGTATCTGGAAAGGTTACTTTGAATTTCTTTGGAGTATCCGTTCTAAGTTGAAGAGAAGGATCTCCAAAAATGTGCCATGTTTCTGCAATTTCTCCTCCAATGGAATCACCACATTGTTCTATCATATAGCATAGACCGTTAAAATAAACTCCTCCTGCTGTATTTGCTTTATAATGAGCAAGGAGATTAATAGCTCCTTCTTGTCCAATGCAAGGTGGAATCCATGATTGCTCTATTGTGGGGGCTAAAATAACAATAAAGCCTGTAGGATTTTCTATAGTTCCACTGGTTAGGGCTGCTTCAGAGAAGCAGGTTTTCCCATTGAAATCTCCTGTATAACAGGCTACAGAAATCACATGTGGAAGTTTCCAATAATTTCTAAGAGAATTTATATTACTGATAGAAAACCCTCCTCCACTTGCCCAGCCATTAACTGAACCGTGTCCAATGTAATTTATTATTGATACACCAGAATTTATAACACTTGCAATCTTGGAGCTTGTCCCCCAAGGATCGTAACTTGAGTCAATAGATGTGTAAGTAAAATAAGGAGGGATGTTATAAAGTAAGGTATCTTTTAACCAATTACATCTTTTTTTATCCAATATGGAGTCAACAGGATCGTAATCATTACTCGCAATTCCTAATCCTTTATGATACCAATCTGCTCCTTCCTCAGGGTTTCTTTCATATTTAATACTCCGCATTACCTGTTTCCTTATATTTAGGTTTGATCCTCCATTTGAAGAGAATCTTCCTACAAAAAACTCAGGATAGTAGTCATTTCCTTTAACATAAGCATAAGTTGGATCTGCATCTTTATTTTCGGAAAGACCAATCGTTCCTTTTGGAGGAGGAAGTTCGTCTCCATCTCCAACAAGAAGGCAAAAAGTGATCCCTAAGCTATCATATTGTTTTTTAATGAAATTTTTTATTGAAGAGACATCATTCCCAATCTCTTCTAAGAGATAAACTTCTGTGGGTATACCTTTTCTTCTTTTCCAAGTAACAAAAGAATCAAGCTCAGATAGATATTTTTGTGGGGTAAGGATAATCATTCTGCCAGGAGCTTCTTCAATAATTTTGTATCTCAATTTTTTCTCACTGAAATTTATAAAGAAATTTTTATATATATTTTCCATCGTTTTTAAGAATA
It includes:
- a CDS encoding tetratricopeptide repeat protein; translated protein: MIFFFLILVFSGEEEELYKLRKEYILPLSVEPSFVEKGEAYLNLAVIDIKLKDFDRASRELKKASFYGRKKEAIYLEGVINYLKGDIEKAVSNFKKIDEWEYIFFLENLYTLSLGNPIEKEIINKFPDSLGFYFVFYEEDSLKILDWLGKASIPLWQNFLGRGYLCYEGGKYRRALNYFRESYKIKETQLTGVYIIATLFQLSEFDSLISFQERASINTPLTNYLKGEAYYKKGKMEKALEIFLSDSFPFYETHKLFGAGWCMYQLGEYSQSVSLFKKFLDIYKEGELKQYALYRIGRALLKQGKVESIDYFKEIVEKYPSSPLRDDAYLLLGKINFLLNKEDEAIRWFELLLKEYPSSSWLPIAYKYLGEIFLNKEEFGKAYRCYKEILSLKGISLDLLDEAQYKILEIRWRRGEFPTKIHMYKVFVEKYPKSPRTPSLLLKIAEYYEVAKRYDLAIQFNKKVLFDYPGSLEAKEALFNAVRVYEEMGEFPKAIELLENNIEGEPDLKEKIYLKLGENFAKMRDFKKAIEYYKKVSTDSLKPYSLYQIALLYQELGFLEEARIPLRNIIEKFPDSDYIGKTYLLLAKTYFQEGALKTAIEILNKGLKNLGDKETGELLSFKATIYCELNDEEALELYLESANKITDRKSKIEVLEKGRECAIRLNKTDKVELFENLIKDLKSQ
- a CDS encoding C25 family cysteine peptidase → MVLIILLIGKWLTLNGEFQHSIIEDNSERIKVEVSFSGFFLDTIVINGKSYSKIIMPGAFNYLQKGYPSTPRIAKSFIVPTDKKEINFRIIDKDFINIKAPPIIPSKGNIYRSISPSSIPYYFSDFYSSKDTFPSSWVYLSKPFFMRDFKGITVYINPIRYNREKEEILALKKITIELYFEGEIEVSRFSEEKIFLKTMENIYKNFFINFSEKKLRYKIIEEAPGRMIILTPQKYLSELDSFVTWKRRKGIPTEVYLLEEIGNDVSSIKNFIKKQYDSLGITFCLLVGDGDELPPPKGTIGLSENKDADPTYAYVKGNDYYPEFFVGRFSSNGGSNLNIRKQVMRSIKYERNPEEGADWYHKGLGIASNDYDPVDSILDKKRCNWLKDTLLYNIPPYFTYTSIDSSYDPWGTSSKIASVINSGVSIINYIGHGSVNGWASGGGFSISNINSLRNYWKLPHVISVACYTGDFNGKTCFSEAALTSGTIENPTGFIVILAPTIEQSWIPPCIGQEGAINLLAHYKANTAGGVYFNGLCYMIEQCGDSIGGEIAETWHIFGDPSLQLRTDTPKKFKVTFPDTIYLGLPDHDIKVYEENSLNPVRGALVSLYRKRDNLIKSTYTDSTGKAIITFSQKDSISFTEKFYLTITHFNYKPYLDSVWGSTPIFSSKITSSITNGILEIEYRIQPWREIDFLIYDITGRNVIHKVEFDGSGESKTTKINLNNLPSGVYFLITKTNNTTLHSQKFILIH